In Calditrichota bacterium, a single window of DNA contains:
- a CDS encoding heme-binding domain-containing protein, with protein MKKALIALIIVLIIIQFIPLNRDNPASNPTSEIKLKPEVKPIIEKACYDCHSNNTNWPWYSFVAPVSFFVVNHVQEGRDELNFSIWQEYSQKRKSRKLKELVEEVEEGEMPLPPYIITHSEADLTEEEIGTLIKWAKSDSLYISN; from the coding sequence ATGAAAAAAGCACTTATAGCATTGATTATCGTTTTAATAATCATACAATTTATCCCACTTAATAGGGATAATCCTGCATCCAATCCAACATCAGAAATAAAACTCAAACCAGAAGTAAAACCCATAATTGAAAAAGCTTGTTATGATTGCCACTCTAATAATACAAACTGGCCGTGGTACAGTTTTGTTGCCCCCGTTTCATTTTTTGTGGTTAACCATGTTCAGGAAGGTCGGGATGAACTTAATTTCTCGATTTGGCAGGAATATTCTCAGAAGCGTAAAAGCCGGAAACTCAAAGAGCTTGTTGAAGAAGTTGAAGAAGGTGAAATGCCACTTCCACCTTATATAATTACTCACTCTGAAGCTGACTTAACAGAAGAGGAAATCGGCACTTTAATAAAATGGGCCAAGAGTGATTCCCTCTATATTTCAAATTAA
- a CDS encoding TetR/AcrR family transcriptional regulator → MKKFSLRQQQILEAAIELISEKSIMGLTIKNLSQKIGVTEGALYRHFNSKFEILLGILKVFQREAQKSLDETCSTNDTAFTKIENIFLHHLKYFSEKPAVTAVIFSESIFQSDHQLAQEVLNLLKKHEETLSCVIEEGQKNNEIIKTIPKEELVRIIIGTIRYFVTQWRLSHFEFDLNQEGKKILNSIKGLIKK, encoded by the coding sequence GTGAAAAAATTCTCTTTAAGACAACAGCAAATATTAGAAGCTGCAATCGAGCTTATCTCTGAAAAAAGCATCATGGGTTTAACCATCAAGAATCTCTCCCAAAAAATCGGAGTAACAGAAGGTGCTCTGTACAGGCACTTTAATAGTAAGTTTGAAATCCTCCTCGGTATACTTAAAGTTTTTCAAAGAGAGGCGCAAAAATCATTGGACGAAACATGTTCTACAAATGATACGGCTTTTACAAAAATAGAGAATATCTTTTTACATCATTTAAAATATTTTTCTGAAAAACCGGCGGTAACTGCTGTAATTTTTTCTGAGAGTATTTTTCAAAGCGACCATCAACTTGCCCAGGAAGTTTTAAACCTATTAAAAAAACATGAAGAAACCCTTAGTTGTGTTATAGAAGAAGGCCAAAAAAACAATGAAATAATTAAAACGATTCCAAAAGAGGAGCTTGTACGAATCATTATTGGGACTATCCGTTATTTTGTGACTCAGTGGCGTTTATCGCATTTTGAATTTGATCTTAACCAGGAAGGAAAAAAAATATTAAACAGCATTAAAGGGTTAATAAAAAAGTAA
- a CDS encoding formylglycine-generating enzyme family protein, which translates to MKRAVAKLAFLTLIFFISCNAQQKVEVAPIQFVDTGVDSEAWVKIPAGEFLKGQHRHETMIEKEYEIMVTDVTNLQYVKYLNEALAKGTIIVKKDSVLGYYPGDPFDGFKHEFEITEGNKLYINLGEPGIRIKFDGKLFSVIGGFENHPVSFVSWFGANAYAHFYGWRLPLENEWEKAARGTDGRTFPWGEDISANVANYLSSHTLFEKMYGKQITTTPVGFFNGNTHNGYETVDNKSPYGLYDMAGNVWQWCGDDYPDLHYRYIRGGSRTNYEYNLFIWARNSAGPEFYSMYIGFRCARDVQEKEEEFKNEADLE; encoded by the coding sequence ATGAAGAGAGCAGTAGCAAAACTAGCATTTTTGACATTGATATTTTTTATTTCCTGCAATGCTCAACAAAAGGTTGAAGTAGCTCCTATTCAATTTGTTGATACCGGTGTTGACTCTGAAGCCTGGGTTAAAATCCCCGCGGGTGAGTTTTTAAAAGGGCAGCATCGACATGAAACTATGATTGAAAAAGAGTATGAAATTATGGTTACTGATGTCACAAATCTTCAATATGTTAAATATTTAAATGAAGCATTAGCTAAGGGCACGATAATAGTTAAAAAAGATTCTGTTCTTGGCTATTATCCTGGAGATCCATTTGATGGATTTAAACATGAATTTGAAATTACAGAAGGAAATAAACTATACATCAACTTAGGGGAGCCGGGTATTCGGATAAAATTTGATGGTAAACTTTTTTCAGTGATTGGCGGATTTGAAAACCACCCTGTTAGTTTTGTTTCCTGGTTTGGTGCAAATGCTTATGCGCATTTTTACGGATGGCGTTTACCATTGGAAAATGAATGGGAAAAAGCTGCACGTGGAACAGACGGGAGAACCTTTCCTTGGGGAGAAGATATTTCAGCTAATGTGGCTAATTATTTAAGTAGCCATACCCTGTTTGAAAAAATGTATGGTAAGCAAATTACAACAACGCCGGTAGGTTTTTTCAATGGAAACACACACAATGGATATGAAACTGTAGATAATAAAAGTCCATATGGCTTATACGATATGGCGGGTAATGTTTGGCAATGGTGTGGTGATGATTATCCTGATTTGCATTATCGCTATATTCGGGGGGGAAGCAGAACAAATTATGAGTATAATCTTTTTATCTGGGCAAGAAACAGTGCCGGACCCGAGTTCTACAGTATGTATATAGGTTTTCGCTGCGCCCGTGATGTGCAAGAAAAAGAAGAGGAATTTAAAAATGAAGCAGATCTTGAATAA
- the cyoE gene encoding protoheme IX farnesyltransferase, protein MKQILNKFKLYWPLIKSLQTGLLIITGIAGYISSQCPVMTWQTFLGLVGSLFLTVSGSTILNMVYDRDIDAKMNRTSHRPLPSGKLDVKEALILGLTLSFVGVYWAVTLSTLFGVIIFAGLFIDVIIYTVWLKRKTAWSIVWGGISGGMPILAGRALGTGEIDLIGLLFTISILLWIPTHILTFSIRYSKDYAQAGVPTFPSTYGEDKTRLIIAISSLGAALAIVIGSFALGLSWGYLRLLAVLAIGVIALAILSVYKPSEKVNFGLFKYASMYMLGSMVMVTLGTI, encoded by the coding sequence ATGAAGCAGATCTTGAATAAGTTTAAATTATATTGGCCACTTATTAAAAGCCTTCAAACAGGCTTGCTAATAATAACCGGCATTGCAGGATACATAAGCTCTCAATGTCCGGTAATGACCTGGCAAACATTTTTAGGATTGGTTGGTAGTCTGTTTTTAACAGTTAGTGGAAGTACAATTCTAAATATGGTCTATGATCGTGACATTGATGCCAAAATGAACAGGACTTCGCACCGTCCTTTACCTTCAGGAAAATTAGATGTCAAAGAAGCATTAATACTTGGATTAACTTTGTCTTTTGTCGGGGTTTACTGGGCTGTAACATTATCTACTTTATTTGGTGTAATAATTTTTGCAGGACTATTTATAGATGTAATTATTTATACAGTTTGGCTTAAACGTAAAACAGCCTGGTCCATTGTTTGGGGAGGTATATCCGGTGGAATGCCAATTTTGGCCGGCAGGGCTCTTGGCACTGGGGAAATAGATTTGATTGGTCTTCTTTTTACAATATCTATTCTGTTGTGGATACCTACGCACATATTAACATTTAGTATTCGTTACTCAAAGGATTATGCACAAGCGGGCGTTCCAACTTTTCCTTCAACATATGGGGAAGATAAAACTCGATTAATTATTGCGATTTCCAGCCTTGGTGCTGCATTAGCAATTGTTATTGGTTCTTTTGCACTCGGGCTTAGCTGGGGATATTTAAGATTGCTCGCTGTTTTGGCTATTGGTGTTATCGCTCTGGCCATTTTAAGTGTATATAAGCCATCAGAAAAAGTTAATTTCGGGCTTTTTAAATATGCTTCAATGTATATGCTTGGATCTATGGTTATGGTTACCTTAGGAACTATTTGA
- a CDS encoding long-chain fatty acid ABC transporter, whose product MKKIITVLVILATFSSLHATDGDQMLGVTAMQWLRGGAVVASPVDAPSMIYNPAALGALKFDKMAFDLSLGILNPPRKITSMAGTTESGSNSYLGMGNGFAIKLSDKMFFGVAAGGISGMGVDFASTTLPDNPGTPFPENTSVVTKKGLLKITPTMAYNVSKDLTLGVSLHIGHQSMALKTPGFTMPQTEVFGFGGSVGAIYKITDQFQAGLSYVSKLDIAEYEFNGTSPMAGEGVYKMDMDAPQNFAFGLAYKPAKGINIEADIKWYNFSDVMDKVELKTPTGGVIPLNFGWDDQVVYALGIDYAVMPGFCVKAGYNFGETPIAGEDVDSNLGSIAVVEQHFSIGFTKHLGDELLGTLAYTHGLHNEVKSSLTPNKIEAEQNIVFLQFSYRL is encoded by the coding sequence ATGAAAAAGATAATTACGGTTTTAGTAATTCTGGCTACTTTCTCATCACTACATGCAACGGACGGCGACCAGATGTTAGGTGTTACTGCAATGCAATGGTTACGTGGCGGGGCAGTTGTTGCTTCACCGGTTGACGCGCCAAGTATGATCTACAATCCCGCTGCGCTTGGAGCTTTAAAATTTGATAAGATGGCTTTTGATCTCAGTTTAGGAATTTTAAATCCACCAAGAAAAATTACTTCAATGGCGGGAACAACTGAAAGTGGTTCAAACAGCTATCTTGGTATGGGCAATGGGTTTGCTATAAAACTATCTGATAAAATGTTTTTTGGAGTTGCAGCAGGAGGAATTTCAGGTATGGGAGTTGATTTTGCATCAACAACATTGCCAGATAATCCAGGAACACCTTTCCCGGAAAACACATCCGTCGTGACGAAAAAAGGCTTGTTAAAAATTACTCCTACAATGGCATATAATGTTTCAAAGGATTTGACACTTGGTGTTTCATTGCACATAGGTCATCAATCCATGGCTTTAAAAACTCCTGGTTTTACAATGCCTCAAACTGAAGTGTTTGGGTTTGGTGGATCAGTCGGTGCAATTTATAAAATTACAGACCAGTTTCAGGCAGGGTTATCGTATGTATCTAAACTGGATATTGCTGAGTATGAGTTTAATGGAACCAGCCCTATGGCTGGCGAAGGAGTTTATAAAATGGATATGGATGCTCCTCAAAATTTTGCATTTGGCCTGGCTTACAAACCAGCTAAAGGGATAAATATTGAGGCAGATATAAAGTGGTATAATTTTTCGGATGTAATGGATAAGGTTGAATTAAAAACACCAACAGGTGGAGTAATCCCCTTAAACTTCGGTTGGGATGACCAGGTTGTATATGCTTTAGGAATTGACTATGCAGTAATGCCAGGTTTTTGTGTTAAGGCTGGTTATAATTTTGGGGAAACCCCAATTGCTGGAGAAGATGTTGATAGCAATCTTGGTTCAATAGCTGTTGTTGAACAACACTTCTCAATCGGTTTTACAAAACACCTTGGTGATGAATTGCTCGGCACATTGGCGTATACACACGGTTTACACAATGAAGTTAAATCCAGTTTAACACCAAATAAAATTGAAGCTGAACAAAATATTGTTTTTTTGCAATTCAGCTATCGTCTATAA
- a CDS encoding tetrathionate reductase family octaheme c-type cytochrome, which translates to MTTRIFMVLLFITYSFAQIEEHQGEMAGPFNSPQEVTEACLSCHEDAAKQIMSTTHWTWLSADSMLVPGHDQKMRVGKKNVFNNFCIALNSNWPRCTSCHVGYGWKDTLFDFKNEQNVDCIVCHDNTGKYVKAPTKAGYPAENVDLVNVAQNVGMPTRQSCGTCHFYGGGGENVKHGDLESALVNPPANFDIHMGENEMLCQDCHETESHGIKGVSLAVNTKLVDKEVECTDCHDIPVHNNADLDKHSEKIACQTCHIPTYAKEKPRKVYWDWSDAGKKMEVPKDKYGQLAFHKKKGSFVWEKDIRPEYLWYNGNTERYLLGDKINENGITRLNYPLGNKDEEKSKIYPFKVHRGKQLSDAQNKYLLIPKLFGGYWKHFDWSKAAEDGMKGTGFAYSGKYEFVETEMYWRVNHEVISGENALSCLSCHGDNGRMDWEALGYKNNPASEDDIAKMKK; encoded by the coding sequence ATGACTACGCGTATTTTTATGGTTTTACTATTTATTACTTATTCATTTGCTCAAATTGAAGAACACCAAGGAGAAATGGCTGGTCCTTTTAACTCCCCTCAGGAAGTAACAGAAGCATGTCTTAGCTGCCATGAGGATGCGGCAAAACAAATTATGTCAACAACACATTGGACCTGGCTTTCAGCAGATTCCATGCTTGTACCGGGACACGATCAAAAAATGCGAGTTGGAAAAAAAAATGTATTTAATAATTTTTGTATCGCATTAAATTCAAACTGGCCTCGTTGTACAAGTTGTCATGTTGGATACGGCTGGAAAGATACCTTATTTGATTTTAAGAATGAGCAAAATGTTGATTGCATTGTATGCCATGATAACACAGGCAAATATGTGAAAGCGCCAACCAAAGCGGGCTATCCGGCAGAAAATGTTGATTTGGTGAACGTAGCCCAAAATGTGGGAATGCCAACTCGTCAAAGTTGTGGAACCTGCCATTTTTATGGGGGTGGTGGCGAAAATGTAAAACATGGCGATTTAGAATCGGCCTTAGTAAACCCACCGGCAAATTTTGATATTCATATGGGTGAAAATGAAATGCTTTGCCAGGATTGTCATGAAACTGAAAGCCATGGTATAAAAGGGGTTTCACTCGCAGTGAATACAAAATTAGTTGACAAAGAAGTAGAATGTACAGACTGCCATGATATACCTGTTCATAATAACGCCGATCTGGACAAACATTCTGAGAAAATTGCCTGTCAAACGTGCCATATTCCTACCTATGCCAAAGAAAAGCCAAGAAAGGTTTACTGGGATTGGTCTGATGCCGGTAAAAAAATGGAAGTGCCAAAAGATAAATATGGGCAGCTTGCTTTTCACAAAAAGAAAGGTTCATTTGTTTGGGAAAAAGACATTAGGCCTGAATATCTTTGGTATAATGGAAATACTGAGCGCTACCTTCTTGGTGATAAAATAAATGAAAATGGCATTACACGTTTAAATTATCCGCTTGGAAATAAGGATGAAGAGAAATCAAAAATATACCCATTTAAAGTTCATCGCGGAAAACAGCTTTCCGATGCCCAAAATAAATATCTGCTAATTCCAAAATTATTTGGTGGCTATTGGAAGCATTTTGATTGGAGTAAAGCGGCTGAAGATGGCATGAAAGGTACTGGTTTTGCTTACTCGGGAAAATATGAATTTGTTGAGACTGAAATGTATTGGCGGGTAAATCATGAAGTTATTTCAGGCGAAAATGCATTAAGCTGTCTAAGCTGCCATGGAGATAATGGTCGTATGGATTGGGAGGCTCTTGGCTATAAAAATAATCCTGCATCTGAGGATGATATTGCTAAAATGAAAAAATAA
- a CDS encoding sigma-54-dependent Fis family transcriptional regulator codes for MDTLSAIQKKFNELNSDSVAQISSLFMELSSQLKKENASEGVQKCLDRLFKKWMALNQGLTTESKKMLSSLEQSVKLQEYYLEEKRRFEALFVSGIVFTSITEMQQLMEKAITTIVKELRADAGFIVLTDKDGQVSHTFARNMDPDEDKSAKEMSMSVVERSMHRSKPVNMDNDNDDTNISLFEANSVINLGIKSALCVPLLTEQKVLGAVYLDRRDSEQSFTEADLKFFMSFARQIVQGMDISQEISNLEDKLIDEANLRFEDLRKNFDCREIIGNSKKLFEILKIASKISATNASVIILGENGTGKELIAQAIHKNSRRAEKPFVAINCSAIPRDLLESELFGYESGAFTGANKSKEGKFELANGGTLFLDEIGEMSVNLQAKLLRVIQTQEIERLGSVRPKKIDVRILSATNRELQTLIKEGEFREDLYYRLKVVELTMPPLRERKEDIEALSGYFLSKHAQNNEVLKLSEEALFILEEYDWPGNIRELENVILRGIVLAKENEIHPDELPEELHQKAEDMPAVGVGNSLADAELEFRRMYVLRTLRNAGSKAEAAKILGINRTHFYRILSQLGIE; via the coding sequence ATGGATACACTTTCTGCTATTCAAAAAAAATTTAACGAGCTAAATAGTGATTCTGTAGCGCAGATATCTTCGCTTTTTATGGAGCTTTCTTCTCAACTAAAAAAAGAAAATGCTTCGGAGGGAGTACAGAAATGCCTTGACCGTCTGTTTAAAAAATGGATGGCACTCAACCAGGGTTTAACAACTGAAAGTAAAAAAATGTTAAGCAGCCTTGAGCAATCCGTAAAGCTGCAGGAATATTATCTTGAAGAGAAACGGCGTTTTGAAGCGTTGTTTGTTTCCGGGATTGTTTTTACCTCCATAACTGAAATGCAACAGCTTATGGAAAAGGCTATTACAACCATCGTTAAAGAGTTAAGAGCAGATGCAGGTTTCATTGTTTTGACTGATAAGGATGGTCAGGTTAGTCATACTTTTGCCCGTAACATGGATCCTGATGAAGATAAATCGGCTAAAGAAATGAGCATGTCGGTTGTAGAGCGTTCAATGCATCGAAGTAAGCCTGTCAACATGGATAATGATAATGATGACACAAATATTTCATTGTTTGAAGCCAACAGCGTTATAAACCTTGGAATAAAGTCGGCCTTGTGTGTGCCGTTGCTTACCGAACAAAAAGTATTGGGCGCAGTCTACCTGGATAGACGAGATAGTGAACAATCTTTTACTGAAGCAGATTTGAAATTTTTTATGTCATTTGCCAGGCAGATTGTGCAGGGCATGGATATTTCTCAGGAAATCAGCAATCTTGAGGATAAATTGATTGATGAAGCAAACCTGCGTTTTGAGGATTTGCGTAAAAATTTTGATTGCCGGGAAATTATTGGGAATAGTAAAAAGCTTTTTGAAATTCTAAAAATTGCATCCAAAATAAGTGCAACAAATGCTTCTGTTATTATTCTTGGTGAAAATGGAACCGGGAAAGAATTGATCGCACAAGCAATACATAAAAATAGCCGCCGGGCCGAAAAACCTTTTGTTGCAATCAACTGTAGCGCTATCCCAAGGGATTTGCTTGAATCGGAATTATTTGGCTATGAAAGTGGTGCATTTACAGGAGCTAATAAATCTAAGGAAGGCAAGTTTGAACTGGCCAATGGCGGTACATTGTTTTTGGATGAAATTGGTGAAATGTCTGTAAACCTACAGGCAAAACTTTTGCGTGTCATCCAAACACAGGAAATTGAACGTCTTGGTTCAGTACGTCCCAAAAAAATAGATGTCCGTATTCTTTCTGCAACAAACCGCGAACTACAAACCTTAATTAAAGAAGGCGAATTTCGCGAAGATTTATATTATCGTCTCAAAGTAGTTGAGTTAACCATGCCTCCACTTCGGGAACGTAAAGAAGATATTGAAGCACTGTCCGGTTACTTTCTTTCAAAACATGCCCAAAACAATGAGGTTCTTAAACTTAGTGAAGAAGCATTGTTTATTTTAGAAGAATATGACTGGCCGGGCAATATCCGGGAACTGGAAAATGTAATATTGCGGGGCATTGTTCTTGCAAAAGAAAATGAAATTCATCCTGATGAGTTGCCGGAGGAGTTACATCAAAAAGCAGAAGATATGCCAGCTGTTGGTGTTGGGAATTCTCTTGCCGACGCAGAACTTGAGTTTCGCAGAATGTATGTGCTGAGGACTTTGAGAAATGCAGGTTCAAAAGCAGAAGCCGCAAAAATACTTGGAATAAACCGCACTCACTTTTACCGTATTCTTTCACAACTTGGTATAGAATAA
- a CDS encoding metal-dependent transcriptional regulator gives MKDVWKKFEENGLTHSSMHHLMAVYELLKNNGYARGIDVANYLDISRSSVSVTLHKLLAKGYITEDDNKFYQLTYEGKELANDVLSIRRIAKTFFVDVLNLPEEIAEEDACKVEHLLNHETGERLFKFVSFFLSQEPSSIEFRESFKKYVHKCSDDCEICDDDCFIK, from the coding sequence ATGAAAGATGTATGGAAAAAATTTGAAGAAAATGGATTGACACATAGCAGCATGCATCACTTAATGGCTGTTTATGAGTTGTTAAAAAATAATGGCTATGCACGTGGTATTGATGTTGCCAATTATCTGGATATTAGCAGATCGAGTGTTTCTGTAACTTTGCATAAACTTTTGGCAAAGGGATACATAACCGAAGACGATAATAAGTTTTATCAATTAACATATGAAGGCAAAGAACTTGCAAACGATGTTTTAAGCATACGCAGGATTGCCAAAACATTTTTTGTTGATGTATTAAATCTTCCTGAGGAGATCGCGGAAGAAGATGCTTGTAAAGTTGAGCACTTGTTAAATCATGAAACAGGAGAAAGGCTTTTTAAATTTGTTAGCTTCTTTCTTTCTCAAGAACCGAGCAGTATTGAGTTTCGTGAGAGTTTTAAGAAATATGTTCATAAATGCAGTGATGATTGTGAAATTTGCGATGATGACTGTTTTATCAAATAA
- the bamD gene encoding outer membrane protein assembly factor BamD, protein MKRVFLVIVLALFLISCGGNKPTPEWNASDYFKAAKEKFDDESYFEASNDFNVVLLRFAGSVVADSAQFYLAESHFKMGDYLIAGVEFEKLINDMNQSPLVKQSQMKLADSYYELSPRSALDQEYTLKSIREYQYFIDEFPTDTSKQTAEKRIFELRGKLSKKEWQNAEIYRKMKEFKAAIIYYDQVLSKYYDTDWADDSQYGKVITLIEAEDVEQANLEAVKFEEQFPDSELLEKLLDSKKEIKEMQDELAKNEKSE, encoded by the coding sequence TTGAAAAGAGTTTTTTTAGTTATTGTACTAGCCCTGTTTTTAATTAGCTGTGGTGGAAATAAACCAACCCCGGAATGGAATGCCAGCGATTATTTTAAAGCTGCCAAAGAAAAATTTGACGATGAAAGTTACTTTGAAGCTTCGAACGATTTTAATGTTGTTTTGTTAAGATTTGCAGGTAGTGTTGTGGCTGATAGTGCGCAATTTTATCTGGCAGAATCTCATTTCAAAATGGGTGATTATCTTATTGCCGGTGTTGAATTTGAGAAATTAATTAATGATATGAATCAGAGCCCATTAGTTAAGCAATCACAAATGAAGTTAGCTGACAGCTATTATGAACTTTCACCGAGATCTGCACTTGACCAGGAGTATACCTTAAAGTCAATCCGCGAATACCAATATTTCATTGATGAATTTCCTACGGACACATCAAAGCAAACTGCTGAAAAACGAATTTTTGAGCTGCGTGGTAAACTAAGTAAAAAAGAATGGCAAAATGCCGAAATTTACCGCAAAATGAAGGAATTTAAAGCAGCAATAATTTATTATGATCAGGTTCTTTCAAAATATTATGATACTGATTGGGCTGATGATTCACAATATGGAAAAGTTATTACCCTTATCGAAGCGGAAGATGTTGAGCAGGCAAACTTGGAAGCAGTAAAGTTTGAAGAACAATTCCCTGATAGTGAACTGCTGGAAAAATTGTTAGATTCGAAAAAAGAAATTAAAGAAATGCAGGATGAGCTGGCCAAAAATGAAAAAAGTGAATAA
- the nadD gene encoding nicotinate (nicotinamide) nucleotide adenylyltransferase encodes MKKVNNSIGLFGGTFDPPHIGHMVVAEWLSEVLEIEKTFFIPTKIHPLKKRPEISTSTIRKEMITAVLQDYANFELSTFEIDRDTISYTIDTIKHFKTKYPQSEIFYLIGADNLDSFLQWKDPFQILELCYLVVYNRGTKNEKNDLIDHPKVLTIESPLIEISSSHVRKRIAKQMPFRSLVPHQVFQYITQNKLYKNNS; translated from the coding sequence ATGAAAAAAGTGAATAATTCTATTGGCTTATTTGGGGGAACGTTCGATCCACCACATATTGGCCACATGGTTGTTGCAGAATGGCTAAGTGAGGTTCTGGAAATTGAAAAAACTTTTTTTATCCCTACCAAAATTCATCCCTTAAAAAAAAGACCGGAAATAAGCACGTCTACAATAAGAAAAGAGATGATTACTGCAGTTTTGCAGGATTATGCAAATTTTGAATTAAGTACATTTGAAATTGACCGTGATACTATTTCTTACACAATTGACACAATTAAACATTTTAAAACTAAATATCCTCAGAGTGAAATATTTTACCTTATCGGCGCTGATAACCTGGATTCTTTTTTACAGTGGAAAGATCCGTTCCAAATTTTAGAGTTATGCTATTTAGTGGTTTACAACCGTGGGACTAAAAACGAAAAAAATGATCTTATTGACCACCCAAAAGTTTTGACAATTGAAAGTCCACTTATAGAGATATCTTCGAGCCATGTGCGAAAACGAATCGCAAAACAAATGCCTTTTAGAAGTCTTGTCCCGCATCAAGTGTTCCAGTATATTACCCAAAACAAATTATATAAAAATAACAGTTGA
- a CDS encoding EutN/CcmL family microcompartment protein, with the protein MFLAKVVGSVWATKKTDNLSNLKFLVVNPINLKKDPLTDVIVVADVLGAGVGETVICAYGHAARKAISSQNPADLSIEAAVIGIVDKIDIDKSKIE; encoded by the coding sequence GTGTTCCTTGCAAAAGTTGTTGGTTCTGTCTGGGCCACCAAAAAGACTGATAATCTATCTAATTTGAAGTTTTTGGTTGTAAACCCAATTAACTTAAAAAAAGACCCGCTTACTGATGTAATAGTTGTTGCCGATGTTCTTGGAGCCGGTGTTGGTGAAACTGTAATTTGTGCATATGGTCATGCAGCACGTAAAGCAATCTCATCTCAAAACCCGGCCGATTTGAGCATTGAAGCTGCGGTGATTGGAATTGTTGACAAAATTGATATTGATAAATCTAAAATAGAATAG
- a CDS encoding ACT domain-containing protein, producing MASLTENQIRQIAEQALKQLGDHATAANIEQVVHETVQRLSNESPQENQQKNTSLPNNNKKTDRVIVTAFGKNKIGILAGMTGCLATTKCDVIDLSQKILQEFFTIMLLVDISYSDLSFEQIKDELVKTGEEFDLKVIVQHEEIFKTMHRI from the coding sequence ATGGCTTCTCTAACAGAAAACCAAATAAGACAAATTGCCGAACAGGCGCTAAAGCAATTAGGCGACCATGCCACAGCTGCCAATATCGAGCAAGTAGTTCACGAAACGGTTCAACGGTTGAGCAATGAGTCACCGCAAGAAAATCAGCAAAAAAACACATCTTTGCCAAACAATAACAAAAAAACGGATCGTGTGATTGTTACAGCATTTGGTAAAAACAAAATCGGGATTCTCGCCGGGATGACAGGTTGTCTGGCCACTACTAAATGTGACGTGATTGATCTTTCGCAAAAAATATTGCAGGAGTTTTTTACAATTATGCTTTTAGTGGATATCTCATATTCTGATTTATCGTTTGAGCAAATAAAAGATGAGCTGGTTAAAACCGGTGAAGAATTTGATCTCAAAGTAATTGTTCAGCATGAAGAAATATTTAAAACTATGCACAGGATTTGA